ATTCAACCACCTGGAATGTCCCTCTTACTGTATTCTCTAATTAGTGCTGTTTAGTTCAATATTTCAAATGACTCTGAGCAGTGTTGTATGAATTTGGGATAGTGTGATGCCTGTCTAAGTCCTCCCTCATGTTTACAGCCTCTTTTCTTTAATTGCTTGACCTTCAACCCTCATTGCATGCCGTAACTGAGTGGGTTgctgttacctagcaaccttcCCTCCATGTTATTTGGAGCCCCTGCGGTTGCGTAGTCTGTCCATCGTGTTCAGATAAAGTCCCCCCACATAGCCATGCTGCACTCCGCCTATTCTTACAGGAAACTAATGGATTTAAATGGTTACTTTTTTCTGGGCTTACCTCTCAATCTACCTTCTGACTGTTCATCATCATTCTGAGCCAAAGTGTAAAATATCCCACAAGTACGAAAACTGTGACAGAACTTTTCTATTGAAATGTCTGCTTGTTGTACCTCCTTAGATTGCGGGCTATGTGAACCAGCCCATGGTGGACGTGTCCATCCTGCAGCGCTCCCTGGCCATCCTGGAGAGCATGGTCCTCAACAGCCACAGCCTCTACCACCGGGTGGCGCAGGAGATCACCGTGGGACAGCTCATCGGACACCTGCaagtgtgagcacacacacacgcacctcccaCCCCACGGGTGTGGGGCGCAGGAGTAGGAATGTAGCAGTGGGATGTGactgagagcagagcaggaacacagctgctcctactCTGCTTTACTGGCTGGGATTACCTCAAATCAGTGTTAAGAAATTGTGTTGAATGTTTTTACAAGTGTTAAAAATCCAGTCTGATATAatcataatataatataatcctTTGGCCTGCCCTAACCAGTCAATACTGTAGTTTAGCATCAGCATGGGGTCACTCAGGAACAGATGCTTCTAACTGGTTGTTTTTGTGCTGATATCTCTAGATCCAACCAAGAGATCCAGACCTATGCCATTGCTCTCATCAATGCACTCTTCCTCAAGGCACCAGAGGACAGAAGACAGGTTAGTAGCAGGCTTTCATGCCACACTGATCTACAgtttacacagagacacatatgAACGATGCATGCCATCTGAAGAGGTGTGATATTCCCCTCCATGCATCTCCATGTTACCCCTGTATATACCGTACCATGTCATACCCTGGGATATAAACTTAGAATTATGTTATGGAGAAGTTACACTCACATGTTACCTCACTCATCAGTACTTGTCTCATACACATTCATCATGTTTGGCTGCCACTGTCCATGCCTTACACAATGAGATATAACTTCTCTCATAACTGACTACTAACATGAGCCTTTATTATTGTTCAACACAGGACTGCATGTTTGACAGTTCACATGATATCTTGTTGACTTGCTGGAATGCACCATATATTGAATAGCAGCAATCTGACTGGCTTTTGTACAACTTTGTGACCGTACTGTGTCATGCTCTGTGCATGCCGTGCCCTGTAGTGTATGGTCCATGCATAAGTGTGTGCACTCTTTGTCCCATTACTGTCACGCCTGCACatcctcccccgtccccccccaggAGGAGTACTCAAATCCCCTGGACCAACAGCTCACTGTAAGTATGCATCCTTCATTCcatccacctcaccccccccccccccccctctctatctccctctgctccttatAAAACCACAAAGACCTCTTAAACTTCAGAGAGAACCATGACTGTGAATTACTCCATTATGGAGACAGGTGAATAGCCTGATTTTCTAGCTGATGTCTATCAGAGGTACTCGGGGGCCCTCTTGTGGTAGCAGAGGGCAGCCTCGGATGTCACATCTCTGGGAGTCTTGGGAGGGACTTGTGAGCTAGAGAAATGTCAATGCAGTTTTTCAGCTTAAATTATTTTACATTGTGTGTTTTGCTACTTTCTTTGACTAACGGTAGCCTTGCTGTGTATGCTTGGATAGCTGGATCTGACCTTTTGGACATGTCTTAAATTGTCTTCTCAGGAGATGGCGAGTACATTGGCTCAGAAACACCTGCGCTCCATCATCCTTAATGTGAGTGTCATCTCAACATTTATTCTGTCAACCATAGTCCAGCTCTGGTTTGTGGTTAAACCTTTGTTCTGTAGTAAGGAGGTGAGAAGTGGCAAAACTACACGCTCACATGTGTGCTCTCTCCCAGCATGTCATCAGAGGAAACCGACCAATCAAAACAGAGATGGCTCACCAGCTCTACGTGCTGCAGGTGCTGACCTTTAACCTCCTTGAGGAACGCATGATGACTAAAATGGACCCCAATGATCAGGTACGGCTGCAAATCTTTACGTGTCAGAAAGGCTGCCTCCTCTGCCCATCTGCCTCCTCTGCCCATCTGCCTCCATTGTTGTCTGACAACATCGTGACGTTCACGTCTGATGTTCTGCTGTCCCACCGCGTGTCCAGGCTCAGAGGGACATCATCTTTGAGCTGCGCAGGATTGCCTTTGACGGAGAGAACGATCCTGGTGCCACGGAGAAGAGGAAGGCCATGTACACGAAGGACTACAAGATGCTGGGCTTCACCGTGAGTCCGCAAACCAGCACACGACTGGAACTCTTCAGTCACTTGAGAATGTGTTTGACACAGAGGAGGTTTAGTACAGTCTCCCTTCAGAGATATTTAGCCGCTTTGGTTATTTGTGATAATGTGTGGTCTTTGAGCTTGAGATTACTGAGCAGGTCCTTGTGTTGTGTCCAGAACCACGTGAACCCTGCCATGGACTTTACCCAGACCCCTCCTGGCATGCTGGCACTGGACAACATGCTCTACCTGGCCAAGCTGCACCAGGACACCTACATCAGGGTATGGCTGGACCACAGACCACAGTCAGAAAGATGGATATGAAGCCATCTCCAACAGATATttacttaagtgtgtgtgtgtgtgtgtgttctcctcctccagattgTCTTGGAGAACAGCAGCCGTGAGGACAAACACGAGTGTCCTTTTGGCCGCTGTGCCATCGAGCTTACCCGTATGCTGTGTGAGATCCTGCAAGTGGGAGAGCTGCGTGAGTCCTGTGCCCGTCTCCCACACACTCAACACCTCCCAGATGGTTCCAGACGCCTCACTGCTGCCAAGCAACGGCCCGGCTGTCTGTAGCTTTCCAAAGTCTATCAAGAAAAGTTTAAGGAGTCAAAAGGAACTTTTATTGTACAGCCGCATGATAGAAACCAGATAAAAGTCGTAATCAAAAGGCAGCATGAAATAAATAACTGTATCTCATCCCTTTGTGTTGTGGTCCTGTAGCCAGCGAGGGCTGTAATGACTACCACCCCATGTTCTTCACTCATGACCGAGCCTGGGAGGAGTTCTTCTGTGTCTGCATCCAGCTGCTAAACAAGACCTGGAAGGAGATGAGGGCCACGGCAGAGGACTTCaacaaggtcagaggtcatccagGAAGGCACACATCAATTCACCTCACACGTTTCGATTGATTTAAAGTTTGTAGCGATATGGGGCCTCAGTATTGAGTCATGTAGGTGTTTTGGATGGTTGAGACAGGGTTAGGATGcagtgtgtttggtgtttcCCCCCTGCGTGTCCAGGTGATGCAGTGTGTTTGGTGTTCCCCCCCCTGCGTGTCCAGGTGATGCAGTGTGTTTGGTGTTCCCCCCCTGCGTGTCCAGGTGATGcagtgtgtttggtgtttcCCCCCTGCGTGTCCAGGTGATGcagtgtgtttggtgtttcCCCCCTGCGTGTCCAGGTGATGCAGGTGGTCCGTGAGCAGATCACCCGGGCCCTGGCCATGAAGCCGTCGTCTCTGGACCAGCTGAAGAGTAAGCTGCGAGGCCTGAGCTACTCGGAGATCCTGCGTCTGCGCCAGTCTGAGCGGATGAGCCAGGACGACTTCCAGTCTCCTCCCATCATGTCAGTCACACGGCACACGCTTACTCTCTTTACGCCACTCGTGCAAGGCTACACCTAGAAAACCATCAAACATGCCTGTTTAATGCATCTGTTCTCTTGTTGCTAGTAGTGTGATATATGCTGAGGGTAGTGTGGGCTAGGGTGCTAACTTTGCTGATGATCCTCCAGTGAACTGCGTGAGAGGATCCAGCCTGAGATCCTGGAGTTGATCAAGCAGCAGAGGCTAAACCGCCTGTGTGAGGGGAGCTGCTTCCGCAAGCTGGGCAACCGCCGGAGGCAAGGTGCAGGCCCCTCCatgcacatttacattacatttagtcatttagcagacgctcttatccaaagggacttacagtaagtacagggacattcccccgaggcaagtagggtgaagtgccttgtccaaggacacaacgtcattttttgcacaggctggaatcgaaccgacaaccttccgattactagcccgattccctaaccgctcagccacctgactcctacacaaacacacatacacacactt
The window above is part of the Osmerus mordax isolate fOsmMor3 chromosome 1, fOsmMor3.pri, whole genome shotgun sequence genome. Proteins encoded here:
- the elmo2 gene encoding engulfment and cell motility protein 2 isoform X1, with protein sequence MSSAVCSPGLVWCDRTAAMPPPSDIVKVAIEWPGANAQLIEIDQKKPLSSIVREVCDGWSLSGSEQFALRYADGPQLYITEQSRGEMKNGTILRLAISPARAARQLLERIQSHSIDARLEALKELAKLSADPTFATEYINMEGIGTLARLVESGNHFGEMLAFTLTAFLELMDHGIVSWDLISLSFIKQIAGYVNQPMVDVSILQRSLAILESMVLNSHSLYHRVAQEITVGQLIGHLQVSNQEIQTYAIALINALFLKAPEDRRQEEYSNPLDQQLTEMASTLAQKHLRSIILNHVIRGNRPIKTEMAHQLYVLQVLTFNLLEERMMTKMDPNDQAQRDIIFELRRIAFDGENDPGATEKRKAMYTKDYKMLGFTNHVNPAMDFTQTPPGMLALDNMLYLAKLHQDTYIRIVLENSSREDKHECPFGRCAIELTRMLCEILQVGELPSEGCNDYHPMFFTHDRAWEEFFCVCIQLLNKTWKEMRATAEDFNKVMQVVREQITRALAMKPSSLDQLKSKLRGLSYSEILRLRQSERMSQDDFQSPPIIELRERIQPEILELIKQQRLNRLCEGSCFRKLGNRRRQEKFWFCRLSLNHKVLHYGDLDESPQGEVPFELLTDKIPVSDIKSVVTGKDCPHMKEKSALKQNKEVLDLAFSILYDPDEALNFVAPNKYEYCIWTDGLCALLGREMGSDLTRSDLDTLISMEMKLRLLDLENITIPEAPPPVPKEPSSYNFTYNYG
- the elmo2 gene encoding engulfment and cell motility protein 2 isoform X4 is translated as MPLLSSMHSSSRHQRTEDRRSTQIPWTNSSLRWRVHWLRNTCAPSSLIGNRPIKTEMAHQLYVLQVLTFNLLEERMMTKMDPNDQAQRDIIFELRRIAFDGENDPGATEKRKAMYTKDYKMLGFTNHVNPAMDFTQTPPGMLALDNMLYLAKLHQDTYIRIVLENSSREDKHECPFGRCAIELTRMLCEILQVGELPSEGCNDYHPMFFTHDRAWEEFFCVCIQLLNKTWKEMRATAEDFNKVMQVVREQITRALAMKPSSLDQLKSKLRGLSYSEILRLRQSERMSQDDFQSPPIIELRERIQPEILELIKQQRLNRLCEGSCFRKLGNRRRQEKFWFCRLSLNHKVLHYGDLDESPQGEVPFELLTDKIPVSDIKSVVTGKDCPHMKEKSALKQNKEVLDLAFSILYDPDEALNFVAPNKYEYCIWTDGLCALLGREMGSDLTRSDLDTLISMEMKLRLLDLENITIPEAPPPVPKEPSSYNFTYNYG
- the elmo2 gene encoding engulfment and cell motility protein 2 isoform X3, translated to MPPPSDIVKVAIEWPGANAQLIEIDQKKPLSSIVREVCDGWSLSGSEQFALRYADGPQLYITEQSRGEMKNGTILRLAISPARAARQLLERIQSHSIDARLEALKELAKLSADPTFATEYINMEGIGTLARLVESGNHFGEMLAFTLTAFLELMDHGIVSWDLISLSFIKQIAGYVNQPMVDVSILQRSLAILESMVLNSHSLYHRVAQEITVGQLIGHLQVSNQEIQTYAIALINALFLKAPEDRRQEEYSNPLDQQLTEMASTLAQKHLRSIILNHVIRGNRPIKTEMAHQLYVLQVLTFNLLEERMMTKMDPNDQAQRDIIFELRRIAFDGENDPGATEKRKAMYTKDYKMLGFTNHVNPAMDFTQTPPGMLALDNMLYLAKLHQDTYIRIVLENSSREDKHECPFGRCAIELTRMLCEILQVGELPSEGCNDYHPMFFTHDRAWEEFFCVCIQLLNKTWKEMRATAEDFNKVMQVVREQITRALAMKPSSLDQLKSKLRGLSYSEILRLRQSERMSQDDFQSPPIIELRERIQPEILELIKQQRLNRLCEGSCFRKLGNRRRQEKFWFCRLSLNHKVLHYGDLDESPQGEVPFELLTDKIPVSDIKSVVTGKDCPHMKEKSALKQNKEVLDLAFSILYDPDEALNFVAPNKYEYCIWTDGLCALLGREMGSDLTRSDLDTLISMEMKLRLLDLENITIPEAPPPVPKEPSSYNFTYNYG
- the elmo2 gene encoding engulfment and cell motility protein 2 isoform X2, encoding MSSAVCSPGLVWCDRTAAMPPPSDIVKVAIEWPGANAQLIEIDQKKPLSSIVREVCDGWSLSGSEQFALRYADGPQLYITEQSRGEMKNGTILRLAISPARAARQLLERIQSHSIDARLEALKELAKLSADPTFATEYINMEGIGTLARLVESGNHFGEMLAFTLTAFLELMDHGIVSWDLISLSFIKQIAGYVNQPMVDVSILQRSLAILESMVLNSHSLYHRVAQEITVGQLIGHLQVSNQEIQTYAIALINALFLKAPEDRRQEMASTLAQKHLRSIILNHVIRGNRPIKTEMAHQLYVLQVLTFNLLEERMMTKMDPNDQAQRDIIFELRRIAFDGENDPGATEKRKAMYTKDYKMLGFTNHVNPAMDFTQTPPGMLALDNMLYLAKLHQDTYIRIVLENSSREDKHECPFGRCAIELTRMLCEILQVGELPSEGCNDYHPMFFTHDRAWEEFFCVCIQLLNKTWKEMRATAEDFNKVMQVVREQITRALAMKPSSLDQLKSKLRGLSYSEILRLRQSERMSQDDFQSPPIIELRERIQPEILELIKQQRLNRLCEGSCFRKLGNRRRQEKFWFCRLSLNHKVLHYGDLDESPQGEVPFELLTDKIPVSDIKSVVTGKDCPHMKEKSALKQNKEVLDLAFSILYDPDEALNFVAPNKYEYCIWTDGLCALLGREMGSDLTRSDLDTLISMEMKLRLLDLENITIPEAPPPVPKEPSSYNFTYNYG
- the elmo2 gene encoding engulfment and cell motility protein 2 isoform X5 yields the protein MPLLSSMHSSSRHQRTEDRRWRVHWLRNTCAPSSLIGNRPIKTEMAHQLYVLQVLTFNLLEERMMTKMDPNDQAQRDIIFELRRIAFDGENDPGATEKRKAMYTKDYKMLGFTNHVNPAMDFTQTPPGMLALDNMLYLAKLHQDTYIRIVLENSSREDKHECPFGRCAIELTRMLCEILQVGELPSEGCNDYHPMFFTHDRAWEEFFCVCIQLLNKTWKEMRATAEDFNKVMQVVREQITRALAMKPSSLDQLKSKLRGLSYSEILRLRQSERMSQDDFQSPPIIELRERIQPEILELIKQQRLNRLCEGSCFRKLGNRRRQEKFWFCRLSLNHKVLHYGDLDESPQGEVPFELLTDKIPVSDIKSVVTGKDCPHMKEKSALKQNKEVLDLAFSILYDPDEALNFVAPNKYEYCIWTDGLCALLGREMGSDLTRSDLDTLISMEMKLRLLDLENITIPEAPPPVPKEPSSYNFTYNYG